The Nitrospirota bacterium sequence AGGTTTATTTACTTCATTTCATTGACAACCCTTAAACATCTTCCCTATAATTCCCTTCATGGGAATTCTGTTGCAGAAGAAGTGCATTGAGAGGCTGGACAAGGAATATCTCTGGCATCCTTTTACGCAAATGAGGGAGTGGGCAGAGGAGGCGCCTGTCATCATCACAGAGGGCAGGGGGGCTTTTCTTAAAGACATTACAGGCAAATGGTATCTTGACGGCGTATCATCTCTCTGGGTTAATGTCCACGGGCACGGGAAAAAAGAAATTGACGACGCAGTAAAGGCGCAGATTGACAGAATCAGTCATTCAACCCTTCTGGGGCTTACTCACCCGCCTGCGGTGGAATTAGCTGAACGGCTTATACAATTAGTACGGAAATTGGGTAATCCCCCCTCACCCCCCTTTGCTAAAGGGGGGCAGGGGGGGATTAGTAACTCATCCTTCATCCCTCAACCTTCATCCTTATCAAAAGTCTTCTACTCTGACAACGGTTCAACTGCCGTTGAAATCGGGCTTAAGATGGCGTTTCAGTTCTGGCAGCACAGCGGAGTCAGGCGTAAAAAGAAATTTTTATCTCTTGACAATGCATACCACGGCGACACAATCGGCGCAGTGAGCGTTGGCGGCATTGATATTTTTCACAGACTGT is a genomic window containing:
- a CDS encoding aspartate aminotransferase family protein, translated to MGILLQKKCIERLDKEYLWHPFTQMREWAEEAPVIITEGRGAFLKDITGKWYLDGVSSLWVNVHGHGKKEIDDAVKAQIDRISHSTLLGLTHPPAVELAERLIQLVRKLGNPPSPPFAKGGQGGISNSSFIPQPSSLSKVFYSDNGSTAVEIGLKMAFQFWQHSGVRRKKKFLSLDNAYHGDTIGAVSVGGIDIFHRLFFSLLFKSYKAPSPYCYRCVLGKKYPSCRLYCLKKMEEVMKKHHKDIAGVIIEPVVQGAGGMIVSPHGYLKGVRKLCTKYNILMIADEVATGFGRTGKMFACGHEGVSPDILCVAKGITGGYLPLAATITTGKIYNVFLGKFKELKTFFHGHTYTGNQLACSAALANLEIFKKEKTMQKMQRKVEILKKELAEISDFP